The DNA region TCGGTAATGACCTTCTTCTTCGGTGCAGTTGCCTTGTTGACGCTGGCGCTAGGCGGCATTGGCGTGATGAACATCATGCTGGTCGCTGTCACCGAACGAACGCGAGAGATCGGCGTTCGCAAGGCGCTAGGTGCTACTGCGGTAGACATTCGGCGGCAGTTTCTAGCCGAGTCGGCGATCATAACCATCGTCAGCGGCCTTACCGGCCTGACGGTTGGCGTCGGAGTGTGCCTGCTGATGCGGCTGGTACCACTTCCTGATTTTGTGCCTCATCCGGTGATCTCTCCCATCGCGATCGGGGCTTCCCTTGCGACTCTTACGGTCATTACGCTCTTCGCGGGCACGTATCCCGCGTTGCGTGCGGCCAATCTCAGCCCGATGGAATGCCTGCGAACGGAGTAGCGATGAACATCGGTGAGATTATCCGTCAAAGTATCGACTCCCTTCTGCGCAATCGCCTGCGCTCTGGATTGACCATGCTTGGTATCGTGTGGGGGCTGGTAACAGTTGTCCTTCTGCTGAGCTATGGAAGGAGCCTTGGACAGGAGGTGATGAACGGGTTTCTTGGACTGGGCGATAACGTCATTATGGTCTGGGGCGGCCAGACGAGCATGCAGGCCGGTGGCGAACGAGCAGGCCAGAAGGTCAAGTTCCGCGATGGAGATACCGAGGCCGTTCGCGATACAGTCCCGTTTCTCAGGGCGGTGAGCTCCGAGACGGACGATGCGTTCAGCTTCAAGTACGGAGCCAAGGTCGTAAATATTCAGAGCAAAGCCATTGAATATCCCTACGGAGGGATGCGCCGGCTCAAGGTTGAGGAAGGCCGGTACTTCGAGCCGGCGGACTTCAGCGACCATCGGCAGGTGGTTATCTTCGGTGCTCATGCAGCACAGAAGCTCTTCAACGGATTTCCTCCCGTCGGTGAATCGGTAAATATTGAGGGCCACGTCTTTCAGGTCATCGGCGTCTTGCAGAACAAGATTCAGGACTCTTCTAACAATGGTCCCGATAACGAAAATGCCTTCATTCCCTTCGGCATGATGCGGCTGCTGAGAAATCAGCGGGACCCGGACAGCATCGTGTTCCAGCCCGTCTCAGGCGACATGCATCTCAAGGCGATTCAGGCTGTTCGGGCGGTGTTGGCACAGCGCCATCACTTTGATCCCAAAGACGACAAGGCGATCGGCGATTGGGACACCGTGGCCGACTCGGCGGAGATCATGCAGTTCAGCACGGCGCTCGAACTTCTGCTCGGCATCATTGGAGCGATGACGCTGGGCGTAGGCGGCGTGGGCGTGATGAATATCATGCTCGTCTCTGTTACCGAGCGCACTCGGGAGATTGGCCTGCTCAAGGCGCTTGGCGCGCGACGGCGTGACATTCTCTCTCAATTTTTGTTGGAGAGCCTTACGCTGACGTTTATTGCCGGGGCAGCCGGGATGATGATTGCGGTTGCTGTGGCTTACATGATTCCAGCCATGCCGCTCTATTCCGATATCTATAAGACGGCGAACCACGAAGGCGACATCATTCTGCGCGCTTCGCCGGAGGTGATGCTGATCTCGTTCGGCATTCTGGCCGTCGTCGGCATCGTGTCCGGGCTGCTGCCCGCCATTCGCGCAGCGCATATGGATCCGGTCGTAGCGCTACGGCATGAGTAGCTCTCAGTTGGCAGGACGATAGCGAATCTGCCCGTCATCCAGAAAATACTCTGCGGAACATCTTTCCGAGCCGCAGATCATGGACGCATTTCCCATGCACTGCTGCCGGGTGATGAGTCCGAGAGAGCCACAGGTGGGACAGGCGAGGACGGCGCAGTAAGGGTTCTCCGCCTTGCCCAGTTCGCCAGTTTGTTCCAGCATGAATAACGTACCCGGCTGCATCTGCTCGGGAATCCAAACATCCAGTAGGTTCAGCTCCGCTGTCATAGCTTGCCTCTCTACGGTTGTTATTCTGCACCACTTCTGGTGCACAGAATATCTGATTCCGTGCGCATGTCAACATGCATTTGTGAACTGGATTACGTCGTGAGGAAATCGCTCCTAGAAGTATCCCCCCCCCACCTGATTCGATAAAGCATCTCGATTCAACGGTTTAGCGCTGAAGTCTAAAGGCAAAGTCTTCATTCCAGAGGATTTACAGGCAAAGTATTCTTTATAAAGGAGTTAACCTGAGCAATCTTTGCCGAGCCTATCTTGTACTCTCTACTTCTTCTATTTTACGGGAATGGTGAAAACTGTTTTGCAATCTATATCTTTATTGTTTTGTTTGATTTAGATAGATTTGGGGCTTGACAGGTAATTTGCTGGGTTTTTTTGACGATTGAGTCGGAGTCGCGGGAAGAGGAACGAGGGAAACCTTTGACTCCTTTATGCCACATGTAGGAGGACATACCCAAGGGCTGAAGCCTTGGGGTACCCAGCAGCAAAATATGATTCGTAAGCCACTCACCAGAGGTAACCCCAACAGCAGGTTCCTCCGCTTCGCTGCGGAATGACGAACAAAAACTAAAAGGTGAAGGCGAGGCCGGCCTGGAGAGCGCGCGGAGATTGGGCGAGGAAGAGGGTCTTGCCGTCGGCAGAGAGGAAGGGTCGGTAGCCCTGGGAGAGCAGGTTGGTCACATCTACCGTTGCTTCGAGCCCCGGAGGCAGGAGGTTGCCAAACTTGATCGCCTGGCGCAGATAGCAACTGAGATAGGCTTGATCGCTGAACGCTCCGTAGGGGTTGACTGCTGTCACCATGCGCATCGGTTGCCAGCGGTAGGCCGCGCGAACTCTGGTCCCGCTCCGAAGTATCCTTCCCTTCACCGCGAGCGTAGCCGTCTGGGACATCAGCGGCTTGAGTTCGGTGGGCATGTCCTGCAACGTGAGCACCTCATCGTCGTCCTTCGCCGTGAGTGCAGCGCCTGTGCTGTATTCCAGGGCTACCCACATGTTCGTGGTGATCGGCTCGGACAACATGAGATTCATTCCCTGAGTCTTGTATCCCGAGTTGAGAAGACGGAAGCTGCCGGTGGTCTGGTCTGCCAAAACGCCCCCAGCAGGCGACTCGTCAGCCTGGGCGATATCGGACGCGCTGAGAGAGCCGCCGCCTTCGACCATCACCTGATTGAGCGAATCGAGATAGTACGCAAGCTGAATGAGACCGGGGCCAAGCTTACGACCGATGGCAAATTCCTGATGCAGGCCGCTTTCGGTACGCATACGGTTCTGCGAGGTTACCGCAACCGGCGTCTCCTGCTGCACGGTGTTGAGTCCCGCGTAAGATTGCAGATCGCGGGAGGTCGCCATGCGATAGCCGATCGTCCAGTCCTCCGAGGGGTGAGTGGTCACCTTGAGGAAGGGACGCGAGGCTAGGGCGTAGCCTGCGGTGTGGACGACATAGAGGATGCCCCCTACCTCGACGTCTGCGGCATCGCCAATCTGCATCTTCTCCGCGCTGGCTAGCTGGAAGGTCTGCAGGCCGGACGCGTTCTCCGCGCCGAGCATCTCCGGGTGGGACTGATAGCTTGCGACCAAACGGCTGGAGCCGGCGAAACCTCGTCGCCGCTCGAAGCCTGAAGCGATGTTCATGGAAGGTGAACCCATCCACGGTCCAAGCCCCGTCCCAATGTCAGCGCGGACGACCATGCCTGAGCCATCGTCGAGCACGCGGTCCAGGGTAACGATGTTGTGAACACCACCGTTGGCAAAGCCGCCGTCGCCACTGCTGACAGCTGCTCGAATGCGAGAAGACGGGGTGGAGGATTCGGTCGAACTGGAGGAGATCGACATCACATTGCCGTCGTCGGCAGCCATTCGAAGGATGGGGCGGTTGACGGCGGAACGCAGCGTCCACTTCCAGTCGTCGCCGGGCTCGTCTGCCTTGCGACGCTCGGCGGGCAGCCATGTCGTCGCATCGAAGATGGTATTCAGGGTGAGATTGACGATCGCCTGGGCACCGGGACGAAGGTGAAGATCGCCACGCGTGGTCGGCACAAAGAGGACGGCGGTAGCTCGAACCTGATATTTGCCAGGAACCAAACGGGTGATGAGGTAGCGGCCGTGAAGATCGGTAAATGCAGTGCCCACAAGAGCGGAGTTACCCGCCAACACCTGAACCAGAGCACCCATCTGGGCGACGCCGTCGGCATCGCGAACGACGCCGGAGACCGTAGCACCAGGACCCACAGCTAGGCACACCGATGCGGTGGATAGCATCAGAGCCAGAAGCGCGATCTTCACCTGGAATCGTTGCACAGCGTTTGCTTTCTGCGCGTCGACGGCAAACTCCATAACGTAATTGCACCCGGTACAAGGAGGGTGCTGTTTTACAGGCTGCCCTGCCACCGCTTATCGCCCTGTTGCATCCACGTAAGCATGTGGCTCTTTCCGTGCAGACTGCGCTATTCCACTACAAACGGTGCAGATTCTGCGATCTGCTGCTTGGTGATTCCATCATCGACCTTGATGGTCACCTTATACTTGCCGGGCGCGAGGCTGGCAAGCGGCATACTCTTTTCCAGCGTCACCTGATCAGCGTTCGGGTTGGTCTTGGCGGTAAGTTCCTGCGTCTGCAGAACCGTCTGGTTCGTGCCCGTATTCACAATCTGGTAGTCGATGGTGGCATCGTTTTTCTTGCTCTTCTCGTCGATACCGAGGTTATAGACCTGCATCCAGAAATTCAAGTTCTGCGCCCGGTGGAATGTGACCGGAACGGCCAACTCAGTCGGCACGCGGGGGCGAATGCGAGTGTCGCCGATGACAAAGTTGCCAGCGCCGATATCCCGGGAAGGCACATGCTCCATCTCGTCGGCCAGAATCAGCGAAGATGAGGCAAGGTGATCGTCGTCATACTTGGGCACGTTGATGCTGCGCTTCCATCGACCGATGTGGTCTGGGCTGTTGACGTCCTTGATTGCGATGTCGACTTTATACAAGCCGGGCCGCAATGGCAGCGCCTTCCAATAGACGGAGACGTTGTTCTGGGTACGGGCTAGCAGCTCGCTTGGAACCTGAACATTGACGGTGTCCTCAAAGGTCTGGATTGGCCGGTCATTGAGGTTGGAGACACGTCCGAGGATATTGACCGTGCCAGTGGCGACGCCGTCCTTGTTGCTGAAGGTGATGTCGCCGTTGCGAATTTGCAGGGTCAACGGAACAAGCACGGTATCGTTGGTGATCTTGACGTAGTCGGTACGAACGCTGAAGAGGAAGGGTGGGCCGGTGAGAATCTTGGAAGTCGCCATGAACGACTCAAGATCCTTGAACTTGATAACAGGGGGGGCCATCAGCTTGGCGTATTGATCGAGCCGGTCGAACTGCTTGCTCTGGTTCTGCGACGACATGGGGCCGGTGCCAAGCTGCTCGAGGCCTCCACCTGAGAAGCGGTCTGCCTTCTTGGCCTGCCCCTCTTGTTCATACATGGTGAGGCCGGCTCCGGGAACGTGCTTGAGCGCGTCCTTCTCGGAACGGTCGAGGGTCATGTGGTAGGCGCCGCACATGCAGGTATCCACAAACTCGATGTCGATGTTGTCGCCGATACCGGCCAGATAGCGATAGTGCCAGACTTCAAACGGGAAGGTCGAGGTCTCGCCGCCGCCCTCATCCATGGGCCGCTCGTAGTTGCCGCCGCTGGGATGGGAGTCAATGCTGTCGGGCTTGCCGTACGCGATATAGATGTGGCCGCGGTCTGTCTTCCAACCGGGCATGCCCGCTGCGAAGTGTTCATTCGCATAGGCAATGCGGGCATAGTGCTCTTCTTTGTACTCATTCTCCGGGGAATCCGGATTCGGGTTGCGGCGGAGCCAGAAGTTCTCGATGAAGGAGTCGCGCTCCTCATCATTGCTCAGGTTTTTGAAGGCCCTCATCTCCTGGTCGGTGATGATCCATCGGACGTCTTCGTCAAGCCACTTCTTATAGACGCCGTGCAGTTCGCCGCGCAGTTCCTTCTGCTGGGCGCGCTTTTCCTTATCGGTCAACTGACGCTTGAGCGGGTCGGGCTTTTCCACATTGGAAGGCTGGGCCTTTCCGTCGATATCGGGAAGAGCGCTATTCGTGTTTTGAGCCGGCAAAGCACTTGCCCCCATCGTCAAGAACAGAAAAGCTGTGATCGAAACGAGGCGGCGTGACGTATTCATAAATAGGGCAGTGCTCCTGTTAACCAATCTGTATTGTAGAGCGGTTACTTAGCCGATACAAGAGGGTGGAATCTGACTTCTACCCTGCTATTATCCTCGGTGATCGTCGGAGGACGTTTACTATTCATTGCCGCGGAGATAGCTGCTATTCTTCTCCCTATCCTTATTAAGCCGCGTTGGCTGTGTAAGAAGTCCAATGGAACTGTATATGCATCCTTTTCGTATGATTCTCTGACAGGCCACTCCCAATGCGCGCAGACAGGGTGATTCCGGTCCGCGAAAGAAAGCAGCAATGAGCGCGAAAAAGATTGTTTTGATCGTCGTCGGCGTCCTGGTACTGGCAGGCATCGTCGTAGGGACCATTCTCCATGGACAGGCCAATGTGACGAAGGTGGCGACGGGCAAGGCGGTACGTCAGGACCTCGTCTCGATTGTCAATGGTACCGGGCAGATCAAGCCGAAGACGTATGTCAATATCGGCGCAACGTCCTTTGGGCGCATCACCCACTTGAATGTGAAGGAAGGCGACCACGTCAAGAAGGGTGCCGTTCTGGCCACAATCGAGAACGTTCAGCCGGAGGCGACCGTCGCGGC from Edaphobacter paludis includes:
- a CDS encoding GWxTD domain-containing protein is translated as MNTSRRLVSITAFLFLTMGASALPAQNTNSALPDIDGKAQPSNVEKPDPLKRQLTDKEKRAQQKELRGELHGVYKKWLDEDVRWIITDQEMRAFKNLSNDEERDSFIENFWLRRNPNPDSPENEYKEEHYARIAYANEHFAAGMPGWKTDRGHIYIAYGKPDSIDSHPSGGNYERPMDEGGGETSTFPFEVWHYRYLAGIGDNIDIEFVDTCMCGAYHMTLDRSEKDALKHVPGAGLTMYEQEGQAKKADRFSGGGLEQLGTGPMSSQNQSKQFDRLDQYAKLMAPPVIKFKDLESFMATSKILTGPPFLFSVRTDYVKITNDTVLVPLTLQIRNGDITFSNKDGVATGTVNILGRVSNLNDRPIQTFEDTVNVQVPSELLARTQNNVSVYWKALPLRPGLYKVDIAIKDVNSPDHIGRWKRSINVPKYDDDHLASSSLILADEMEHVPSRDIGAGNFVIGDTRIRPRVPTELAVPVTFHRAQNLNFWMQVYNLGIDEKSKKNDATIDYQIVNTGTNQTVLQTQELTAKTNPNADQVTLEKSMPLASLAPGKYKVTIKVDDGITKQQIAESAPFVVE
- a CDS encoding ABC transporter permease — protein: MPANGVAMNIGEIIRQSIDSLLRNRLRSGLTMLGIVWGLVTVVLLLSYGRSLGQEVMNGFLGLGDNVIMVWGGQTSMQAGGERAGQKVKFRDGDTEAVRDTVPFLRAVSSETDDAFSFKYGAKVVNIQSKAIEYPYGGMRRLKVEEGRYFEPADFSDHRQVVIFGAHAAQKLFNGFPPVGESVNIEGHVFQVIGVLQNKIQDSSNNGPDNENAFIPFGMMRLLRNQRDPDSIVFQPVSGDMHLKAIQAVRAVLAQRHHFDPKDDKAIGDWDTVADSAEIMQFSTALELLLGIIGAMTLGVGGVGVMNIMLVSVTERTREIGLLKALGARRRDILSQFLLESLTLTFIAGAAGMMIAVAVAYMIPAMPLYSDIYKTANHEGDIILRASPEVMLISFGILAVVGIVSGLLPAIRAAHMDPVVALRHE
- a CDS encoding carboxypeptidase-like regulatory domain-containing protein, with the protein product MQRFQVKIALLALMLSTASVCLAVGPGATVSGVVRDADGVAQMGALVQVLAGNSALVGTAFTDLHGRYLITRLVPGKYQVRATAVLFVPTTRGDLHLRPGAQAIVNLTLNTIFDATTWLPAERRKADEPGDDWKWTLRSAVNRPILRMAADDGNVMSISSSSTESSTPSSRIRAAVSSGDGGFANGGVHNIVTLDRVLDDGSGMVVRADIGTGLGPWMGSPSMNIASGFERRRGFAGSSRLVASYQSHPEMLGAENASGLQTFQLASAEKMQIGDAADVEVGGILYVVHTAGYALASRPFLKVTTHPSEDWTIGYRMATSRDLQSYAGLNTVQQETPVAVTSQNRMRTESGLHQEFAIGRKLGPGLIQLAYYLDSLNQVMVEGGGSLSASDIAQADESPAGGVLADQTTGSFRLLNSGYKTQGMNLMLSEPITTNMWVALEYSTGAALTAKDDDEVLTLQDMPTELKPLMSQTATLAVKGRILRSGTRVRAAYRWQPMRMVTAVNPYGAFSDQAYLSCYLRQAIKFGNLLPPGLEATVDVTNLLSQGYRPFLSADGKTLFLAQSPRALQAGLAFTF